Genomic DNA from Selenomonas sp. oral taxon 126:
ACATCCATGCCCTCCTCCGAGAGCAGCGCCGCAATGCTGTAGCCCAGCCTCCCCGCACCCGCGATTACGATCCGCACAATGAGTCCCTCCTGCGTATACTGAGTGAAATATAAAGAAGTATACCATATATTTTCGGTAAGTTAAACTCATATTGAGGAGGGTACAGGAGGAAATGGATTGAAAGAGAATTTTATTTTGATATAATTGGAATAGGCGAATTTTTCTGATAGATGTGACTGGAAATGGAGTGAAGATTATGCGGCAGAGCGAGAAAAACACTGGAATATACGAAAGATCAGAGCGGCAATATCTCGCGCATATAGATAAGATAAGCGGACGTAAACAGGGGCTGCATGCACATCTTGAAAATGTCTCCGTGCGTTCCGGGGACTTTGCTGCAGCCTTTGGAGAGGAAGCAATGGGACGTTTGGTTGGAGCGTACCACGACATTGGAAAGTATTCGAACGAGTTTCAAGACTACATCCGCGCCTCTGAGGAAGAACAGAAGAAAAAGCACGGTAAAATTGACCATTCGACGGCAGGTGCCAAGGAGATCGCACAATTAGGCGGCGCGGCACCTGTATTGGCACTCTGTATTGCCGGGCATCATGGCGGGATTCCCGACCTTGGCACGAAAGTGGATACGGCAGCAGAGTCCACGCTTGTAGGGCGGCTTAAAAAGGAGGTGCCGGACTATCATTCCTATCGTGAAGAGAATGCAGTCCCCCTTTTGCCGGCATCGTCGCTTTTTTCCAAGGTATCACATATCCCTTTTTCGACAATGCTTTATACACGCATGCTATTTTCCTGTCTTGTTGACGGGGATTTTCTGGATACGGAATATTTTATGTCTGGCGGAACCGTCGAGCGCAGCGATTTTCCGTCGATGGAGGTGCTCCTTGAACGATTGCAGAGTGCCTTTCGAGAGAAATATTTTGCGCCGCAGTCTGTCGAGGTGCAGGAGCGGCTGAATGAACCCATCAATCGAAAACGGATGCAACTGCTCCAAGAGTCGATTGCGGCAGGCAAGAGTGCTAAAGGCCAATTATACCGCATGAACATCCCGACAGGAGGTGGGAAAACAATCTCGTCGCTCGCATTCGCCTTGCATTATGCTGTGCATGCCGCTCACAAGCGCAGGCGTGTCATTTATGTAATACCGTATACGAGCATCATTGAGCAGACGGCGAAGGTGTTCCGCGAACTGTTGGACTCCGACTGCGTTGTCGAGCATCATCAGAATGTGGACTATGACGATACGACTGATGAGATGAACCGCAAGAGGCTCGCAGCAGAGAACTGGGACGCTCCGATCATTGTCACGACAAACGTGCAGTTCTTCGAATCACTTTTTTCAAATCGGCCGTCAAAGTGCCGCAAACTCCATAATATTGCAGAGAGCATCATCATCTTTGATGAAGCACAGATGATTCCTATTGAATTTCTGCGCCCGTGTATGGAAGTTGTACAGGATCTTGTACGTCACTATGCCTGTACCGCTGTCCTGTGCACGGCGACACAGCCGCCGCTCGAAAAAATCTTTGCGGATGATATACAGCCGATCGAGATTTGCCCTCATGTGATGGAAAATGCTGCGTTTTTTCAGCGGGCAAAGATTCGGATGCGCGTGGGGATGATGATCGGGGATTTGGCTGCAGAACTGGAACCCCATGGGCAGGTACTCTGTATCGTTAATCTGAAACGGACGGCACAAGAGGTTTTTGAGCGAATGGAAGAAAAAGAGGGCACGTATCAACTGTCCACAAATCTCTATCCAGTGCATCGCGCGCAGGTTTTGGAAGAGATTCGAGAACGGCTGAGGGCAGGGAAGCCCTGTCGCGTGATCTCTACCAGTCTTGTAGAGGCGGGTGTCGACCTCGACTTCCCCTGTGTCTACCGCGAGATGAATGGACTCGACAGCATTATACAGGCAGCAGGACGCTGTAACCGTGAGAATAAGCGGACGGCGGAGGAGAGTATTGTGCATGTGTTTTCGCTCGAGGATGTATCAAAAAAGAGTTTCCTCCCTGCGGACACGACCCGAATCGTTGCGCGAAGCTATGGAGAAGATCTGGGGAATCCAAGGGCGATTCGCATGTATTTCAACGAGCTTTATGATCTGGGCGGAGAGAGGCGTCTGGATCAAAAGAAGGTTATGGAAATATCGAAGAAGCTTTCCTTTGCTGAAGTTGCAGAAAAATTTCGCTTGATTGAGGAGCAGACAACTCCTGTTCTTATTCCGGAGGCGTATGAAGCGAAAGCCTTGCTGCAGCGACTCGAAGGAGGAGAGCGAACGCGTAGCCTGATGCGAAAAGCAGCGCGTTATATGGTTTCCCTTCGACCGAGTAGGTTGGATGGATTGGTGAGGCAAGGGAAGATTCGAATGTTGGATGAAGAATTTGCGGTTCTGGAAGATATGAGTGTCTATGATAGGAAGCAAGGATTGAAGGAAGATGTGTGAAAAATAAGAACGGGGAGATTATACAATCTCCCCGCCCCGGACACATAAATACGAGCAACCATAAATTTCAATCCCCGCATAGTTATATCTATGCGACAATGACATTTTATTATGTGGAAATACTCTTGTCAAATTTTCTTGACAGACTAACCTTTTTCCGACTATATTTAATAAAGCAAACATAAGAAAATAGGAGGTGTTGAATGTGTCTTATGGCGTTCGACTGGAGGTGTGGGGGGATTTTGCCTGCTTTACGCGACCGGAACTCAAAGTAGAGCGGTTTTCATATCCTGTCATCACACCAAGTGCCGCACGCGGTGTGCTTGAGGCTCTATTTTGGCATAATGGCCTAAAATGGGTCATAGATCGTTTATATGTTCTATCCAAAATCCAGTATGCCAACATTCGGCGCAACGAGCTCAAGGCGAAGATTTCCGCGAGTAATGTGGTGAATTTTGCCGGCAAGGGACAGGGGGAACTATACCTGTCTGCCCGAGAGAATATTCAACAGCGTGCATCGACTGTGTTGAAAGCCCCACACTACGTCATTGAGGCGCACTTTGAGATGACAGGGCAGGCGAACCCATCAGACAATCCGGGGAAGTTTCGGGAGATGTTTACCAGGCGGGCGCGCAAAGGGCAGTGCTGGCACATGCCGTATTTCGGATGTCGTGAGTTTCCGGCACAATTTCGTCTATACGAAGATGAGGCCATAGAGACAGCATATCCGGGTGAAACGAAGGATCTGGGCTTGATGCTCTATGACATTGACTACAGTGATCCGGAGAATCTTCAACCGATGTTCTTTCAGGCACAGATGGTCGATGGCGTGCTTGACCTGCGTGATTGCGAGGTGTATCGTTGATGCTGAAGGCACTCGTACAGAGATATGAAGACGAATGCAAAGAACATCGATTGCCGAAGGAGGGCTGGGAGAAGCGAAATGTCCATTTTGCACTTATCATTGGGAGAGAAGGGGAATTGCTTCAAGTTGTTTCTCTCATGCAGGAGGTAGAACGCGGAAAGAAAAAAATATTACGTCCGCAGGAACTCCTTGTGCCCGTGGGGGAAACGCGTACGAGTGGGATATATCCGCTGTTCCTCTGTGATAATTCGTCCTATTTTCTGGGAGCAGATACAAAGGGAAAGCCTAAGCGGTCGGCAGATTGCTTCACGGCTGCGGCAAAACTGCATGAGGAGATCCTAGCAGACGTTACAGGAGAAACGGCACAGGCTCTAGTTCATTTCTTTCATCACTGGCAAATAGGTAAGAATGCCGTTTGCAAACATCCGGAAATTGCTCCCTATGCCGATGAGATTCTTGCAGGTGCAAATCTTGTGTTTCGCTATGCGGGGCAGTATGTCCATGAAGCGCCTGAGATTGCGTCAGCATGGGAACGCTATCGTCAGAATCGCGCAGAAGAGAAACGCGGACGCTGTCTCGTGACTGGAACAATAGAACCAATCGCTATTAAGCATCCGGCACTCAAGGGGGTGAGCGGAGCACAGCCAACGGGAGCCATGTTGGTCTCGTTTAACGAGAATGCCTATTAATCCTATGGGCATGATGGCCAGCAGGGGGGCAATGCTCCTGTCTCAAAACATGCAGCATTCGCTTATGGTACTGCACTTAATGCACTGCTTGCAGACGATGCACATAAGAAGCTCATTGGTGACACTACTGTTGTCTACTGGGCCGCAGAGAAGAGTGAAGCCGCTCAAAATGTATTTGCAGGCGCGCTCGGTGATAACAATGAGATGACGGATGATTTGCTGGATAAAATCTTAACAGATATACGGGACGGAGGGGATATCGACTATGACGGTGTCTCCATTCCTTATGAGAACCCTTTTTATATTTTGGGGCTGGCGCCAAATGCAGCGCGGGTTTCTATTCGTTTCTTCCTGCAGGATTCCTTTGGCGTGTTTCTGAAAAATCTCGCCTTATATAGAGAGCAGATGGATATCATTCGTCCCTCTTGGGTGAAAAGCAGGAATGTTCCTCTAGGGAAGCTGCTTTTGGAGACGGTAAATCCGAATGCCAAGAAACTGATGGCAGCTCCTGTCATGGCGGGGGCGATGATGCGAGCTGTATTGACCGGTATGCCGTATCCCGTGTCTGTATTTCAAAATATTATGATCCGGATTCGTGCACAGCAAGGGGCGGAAAAAATAAATCCGAGGCGTGCCGGTTTTTTGAAGGCATATCTGCTGCGCAATAGAGAAAGGAGAATTACTGTGGCACTTGATGAAAACGAAACAGAAACCGCTTATTTGCTGGGGCGCTGGTTCGCCGTTTTAGAGCAGGCACAGAAGATGGCACTTCCGGAAATCAAGGAGACCATTCGGGATCGGTTCTTCAATTCTGCTTGTGCAACGCCCGCCTATGTATTCCCGCTTTTGCAGAAACTTTCACTTCATCATATCAAGAAGCTGGAAAAAGCTGCGGATAGGGTTCGTGTCGAGAAATTCTTGGCTGAGACTCTTGGAAAACTGGAGGCAGGAAGCATTCCGCGACACTTACCGCTCGAGGAGCAAGGCATATTCATTCTGGGATATTATCATCAGCAGCAGCAATGGTATCAGAAGAAGGAGGCAGAATAAAATGTCCGAAGCAATTAAGAATCGCTATGATTTTGTCATTCTGTTTGACGTAGAGAATGGGAATCCCAATGGTGACCCCGATGCAGGGAATATGCCGCGTGTCGATCAGGAAACAGGGCATGGGCTCGTCACGGACGTTTGTCTCAAGCGTAAGATTCGCAACTATATCGAAGCGATAAAAGAGGGGGTGCCCGGCTATCGCATCTATATCAAGGATGATGTTCCGCTTGCCCATCACGATCAAGAGGCCTGTGCTCATTTTGGGATTGAGGACATCAAGAAAATCAAAAAGGATAATCCGGAAATCGACAAGAAAATTCGTGATTTCATGTGCAGTAATTTCTTC
This window encodes:
- a CDS encoding CRISPR-associated helicase/endonuclease Cas3, which translates into the protein MRQSEKNTGIYERSERQYLAHIDKISGRKQGLHAHLENVSVRSGDFAAAFGEEAMGRLVGAYHDIGKYSNEFQDYIRASEEEQKKKHGKIDHSTAGAKEIAQLGGAAPVLALCIAGHHGGIPDLGTKVDTAAESTLVGRLKKEVPDYHSYREENAVPLLPASSLFSKVSHIPFSTMLYTRMLFSCLVDGDFLDTEYFMSGGTVERSDFPSMEVLLERLQSAFREKYFAPQSVEVQERLNEPINRKRMQLLQESIAAGKSAKGQLYRMNIPTGGGKTISSLAFALHYAVHAAHKRRRVIYVIPYTSIIEQTAKVFRELLDSDCVVEHHQNVDYDDTTDEMNRKRLAAENWDAPIIVTTNVQFFESLFSNRPSKCRKLHNIAESIIIFDEAQMIPIEFLRPCMEVVQDLVRHYACTAVLCTATQPPLEKIFADDIQPIEICPHVMENAAFFQRAKIRMRVGMMIGDLAAELEPHGQVLCIVNLKRTAQEVFERMEEKEGTYQLSTNLYPVHRAQVLEEIRERLRAGKPCRVISTSLVEAGVDLDFPCVYREMNGLDSIIQAAGRCNRENKRTAEESIVHVFSLEDVSKKSFLPADTTRIVARSYGEDLGNPRAIRMYFNELYDLGGERRLDQKKVMEISKKLSFAEVAEKFRLIEEQTTPVLIPEAYEAKALLQRLEGGERTRSLMRKAARYMVSLRPSRLDGLVRQGKIRMLDEEFAVLEDMSVYDRKQGLKEDV
- the cas5c gene encoding type I-C CRISPR-associated protein Cas5c, producing MSYGVRLEVWGDFACFTRPELKVERFSYPVITPSAARGVLEALFWHNGLKWVIDRLYVLSKIQYANIRRNELKAKISASNVVNFAGKGQGELYLSARENIQQRASTVLKAPHYVIEAHFEMTGQANPSDNPGKFREMFTRRARKGQCWHMPYFGCREFPAQFRLYEDEAIETAYPGETKDLGLMLYDIDYSDPENLQPMFFQAQMVDGVLDLRDCEVYR